A window of Bacteroidales bacterium contains these coding sequences:
- a CDS encoding methionyl-tRNA formyltransferase gives MSKQLRIVYMGTPEFAVLPLKSMLENGYQVVAVITAPDKPAGRGRNLRHSPVKEFALEHHLKVLQPLNLKDPDFLKELKELDANLQVVVAFRMLPEIVWTMPEFGTFNLHASLLPQYRGAAPINWVLINGEKETGLTTFMLTYEIDTGQILFRKPLSILDDDDAGTLHDKLAASGSGLIIETLKAISSGNYHLKKQDEFLKEGEILKTAPKIFKEHGQIHWDQPAVVIHNLVRGLSPYPVAYSSLVSPKGEKYNVKVYKTSITADNSDKDVGQIETDSSSFLKIKTRDAALFIHEIQLEGKKRLQISEFLRGFKVDGNWCMM, from the coding sequence ATGAGTAAACAGCTTAGGATTGTTTATATGGGGACGCCGGAATTTGCGGTTCTACCTCTAAAATCCATGCTTGAAAACGGCTACCAGGTGGTTGCAGTAATCACAGCCCCTGATAAACCCGCCGGAAGGGGACGGAATCTCAGGCATTCCCCGGTGAAGGAATTTGCATTGGAACATCACCTTAAGGTATTACAACCCCTTAATCTGAAGGACCCTGATTTCCTGAAGGAGTTGAAAGAACTGGATGCCAACCTGCAAGTAGTGGTTGCCTTCAGGATGCTGCCCGAAATTGTCTGGACAATGCCTGAATTTGGCACTTTCAATCTTCATGCGTCCCTTCTTCCCCAATACAGGGGAGCAGCACCTATCAACTGGGTACTTATCAACGGGGAGAAAGAAACCGGTCTCACTACTTTTATGCTCACCTATGAAATTGATACCGGTCAGATCTTGTTCAGGAAGCCTTTGTCAATACTTGATGATGATGATGCAGGAACACTCCACGATAAACTCGCTGCATCAGGAAGCGGCCTTATCATTGAAACATTGAAGGCTATCTCATCCGGCAATTATCATCTTAAAAAGCAGGATGAATTTTTAAAAGAAGGAGAAATATTAAAAACCGCTCCAAAGATATTTAAGGAACATGGACAAATCCACTGGGATCAGCCGGCGGTAGTGATCCATAACCTTGTAAGAGGTCTTTCCCCCTACCCTGTTGCGTATTCAAGCCTGGTTTCTCCAAAGGGAGAAAAATACAATGTCAAAGTCTATAAAACTTCCATTACAGCAGATAATAGTGACAAAGATGTTGGGCAGATTGAAACCGATTCCAGTTCCTTTTTGAAGATAAAAACCCGTGATGCAGCTCTATTTATCCATGAAATACAGTTGGAAGGAAAGAAAAGACTCCAAATATCTGAGTTTTTACGTGGTTTCAAGGTAGATGGAAATTGGTGTATGATGTAA
- a CDS encoding DNA-3-methyladenine glycosylase yields MILEPSFYQGNDVITIARQLLGKVLCTQSEGIYTSGIITETEAYAGTTDKASHAFNGRKTKRTEIMFRKGGIAYIYLCYGIHSLFNVVTSVEGNPHAVLIRAVDPLEGVEWMEKRNHNKRLIKTSGIGPGNVSKLLGIHFSFSGLPLIKRETSSGEQPCIWIEDRGFKVEEKLIITGPRVGVDYAGEDALLPYRFRFSSPIKL; encoded by the coding sequence ATGATTCTTGAACCTTCTTTTTACCAGGGGAATGATGTGATAACTATAGCCAGGCAATTGCTGGGAAAGGTCTTGTGTACACAATCGGAGGGTATCTATACTTCCGGAATCATCACAGAGACAGAGGCTTACGCCGGAACCACTGACAAAGCATCACATGCATTTAATGGCAGGAAAACCAAGCGGACAGAGATTATGTTCCGGAAGGGTGGAATTGCCTATATCTATTTATGTTATGGAATTCATTCGCTTTTTAATGTGGTTACCTCAGTGGAAGGTAACCCTCATGCTGTCCTGATACGTGCTGTTGATCCGCTGGAAGGGGTGGAGTGGATGGAGAAACGCAACCATAATAAGCGACTGATTAAAACTTCAGGGATAGGACCAGGGAATGTATCCAAACTGCTGGGTATTCATTTCAGCTTTTCCGGTTTGCCCCTGATTAAAAGGGAAACTTCTTCCGGAGAGCAGCCCTGCATCTGGATTGAGGATAGGGGATTCAAGGTGGAAGAAAAGCTCATAATTACCGGCCCGAGGGTTGGGGTGGATTATGCAGGGGAAGATGCCTTGCTTCCTTACCGCTTCCGTTTTTCTTCACCGATAAAGCTATAG
- a CDS encoding tetratricopeptide repeat protein: protein MAKKIDSTEDKIHVVEEALSKSEQFIEKHQKTLIIIIGAIIVIGLGIFAFQKLFIQPREKEAQAQMFMAQKYFEQDSLGKALNGDGINVGFLSIIDDYSMTKASNLSKYYAGIIYLKQGKYAEAIDYLKKFKGKDELVGPMATGGIADAYMELGQKEQALDYYLKAANQKKNDLTTPLYLMRAAWTYEDLGKFDKAVELYEKIKKEHPKSMESRDIDKYIERAKGLIVK, encoded by the coding sequence ATGGCTAAAAAGATTGACTCCACGGAAGATAAAATCCACGTAGTAGAAGAAGCTTTAAGTAAATCAGAGCAGTTCATTGAGAAACATCAGAAAACGCTGATTATTATTATTGGTGCAATAATAGTGATAGGTTTGGGCATTTTTGCCTTCCAGAAGCTATTTATTCAGCCTCGTGAAAAAGAAGCACAGGCCCAGATGTTTATGGCTCAAAAGTATTTCGAGCAGGATTCTTTAGGCAAAGCCCTTAACGGAGATGGTATCAATGTCGGCTTCCTGTCAATCATTGATGATTACAGTATGACCAAAGCATCCAATCTTTCAAAGTATTATGCCGGAATCATCTACCTGAAACAGGGAAAATATGCCGAAGCTATCGACTATCTGAAAAAATTCAAAGGTAAAGATGAGTTGGTTGGACCAATGGCTACCGGTGGTATTGCAGACGCATACATGGAACTCGGTCAGAAAGAACAGGCTTTGGACTATTACCTGAAAGCTGCTAACCAGAAAAAGAATGATCTTACCACTCCTCTATATTTAATGCGTGCTGCCTGGACCTATGAAGATCTGGGTAAATTTGACAAAGCAGTTGAGTTGTATGAAAAAATTAAGAAAGAGCATCCTAAAAGCATGGAATCCCGTGATATCGACAAGTATATTGAACGTGCAAAGGGATTAATTGTAAAATAA
- a CDS encoding RecQ family ATP-dependent DNA helicase translates to MPTPGEILKQYWGYDSFRPLQEDIIHSVLEGKDTLALLPTGGGKSICFQVPALCLEGLTLVITPLVALMIDQVENLKKRSVPAIEIHSGMHPREIQLAYQKCAEGSMKFLYLSPERLDSDSFREMASFLKVSLIAVDEAHCISQWGYDFRPPYLKIAEIRPLFGDIPVIALTATAVSKVIDDIQSKLLFKKYNVFRKSFYRSNLSYVVYKEEDKLKKLLRVCNGVKGTGIVYVRNRKLTRETAEYLNRNGIKAGYYHAGLDPAVRSGRQKEWMDEKIRVMVSTNAFGMGIDKPNVRFVVHLDLPENLEAYFQEAGRAGRDEKKAYAVILYNESDVIDTRHYLEIAWPSPELIKQVYLALGNYLQLAVGSGKDHSFDFELESFAANYNMKPVTVFNVLRILERDGYLSFSNSSNETSRAFFLVGREELYKFQVEHREADRLIKVLLRSYAGLFTDFTSINEYELARRMGSDRETVIEQLDYLRKSGILEYIPLKGKPQLVFTAERIPPEDIGLSKTYYFDRKKEAKVKLEQMLKYTTQSTKCRSLFLLEYFGDLSGSPCGVCDICLKNKKSGISDEEVRHIADSILEIVKKAPVTLTELILHIPSVSEKKVLEVVQWLVDEEQVFKEDDKLEIRL, encoded by the coding sequence ATGCCAACACCAGGGGAAATACTAAAGCAATATTGGGGATATGATTCTTTCCGGCCTTTGCAGGAAGATATTATCCACTCGGTTCTGGAAGGGAAGGACACATTAGCCCTTCTGCCTACCGGGGGCGGGAAATCTATTTGCTTCCAGGTACCTGCTCTTTGCCTCGAAGGCCTGACCCTTGTGATTACCCCTCTGGTTGCTCTGATGATTGACCAGGTTGAGAATCTGAAGAAAAGGTCGGTGCCTGCGATTGAGATCCATTCAGGAATGCATCCCAGGGAGATTCAATTGGCCTATCAGAAATGTGCAGAAGGAAGCATGAAATTTCTTTACCTTTCACCGGAGAGGCTCGATTCAGACAGTTTCAGGGAAATGGCTTCTTTTCTGAAAGTGAGTTTGATTGCTGTAGATGAAGCGCATTGCATATCTCAGTGGGGGTATGATTTCAGACCTCCATACTTAAAGATCGCAGAAATAAGGCCCTTATTCGGGGACATACCTGTTATCGCTTTGACGGCTACTGCGGTGAGCAAAGTAATTGATGATATCCAAAGTAAGCTGCTATTTAAGAAATATAATGTCTTTCGCAAATCATTCTACAGGTCGAATCTGTCCTATGTTGTTTATAAAGAAGAAGATAAGCTAAAGAAGTTGCTGAGGGTATGCAACGGGGTAAAAGGAACCGGAATTGTATATGTAAGGAATAGAAAGCTTACCAGGGAAACAGCCGAATACCTGAACAGGAATGGAATTAAAGCAGGGTATTATCATGCCGGACTTGATCCCGCTGTTCGTTCGGGCAGGCAGAAAGAATGGATGGATGAAAAGATCAGGGTAATGGTTTCAACCAATGCTTTTGGGATGGGAATTGATAAACCGAATGTGAGGTTTGTCGTTCATCTTGATCTCCCGGAAAACCTGGAAGCCTATTTCCAGGAGGCAGGACGTGCGGGAAGGGATGAAAAGAAAGCCTATGCAGTTATTCTGTATAACGAAAGTGATGTCATCGATACTAGGCATTACCTGGAAATTGCCTGGCCTTCACCCGAACTGATTAAACAGGTGTACCTTGCTTTAGGAAATTATCTTCAATTGGCCGTCGGAAGCGGCAAGGACCATTCATTTGATTTTGAGCTGGAATCATTTGCAGCCAATTATAATATGAAGCCTGTAACCGTTTTTAATGTGCTCAGGATACTTGAACGCGATGGATATCTTAGCTTTTCAAATTCTTCGAATGAAACCTCACGTGCTTTTTTCCTTGTAGGTCGTGAAGAATTGTACAAATTCCAGGTAGAGCACAGGGAGGCGGACAGGCTGATAAAAGTCCTGTTACGATCTTATGCCGGTCTATTCACTGATTTCACCAGCATCAACGAATACGAACTGGCCAGGAGAATGGGGTCAGACCGGGAAACAGTGATTGAACAACTGGACTATCTCCGCAAATCAGGCATCCTGGAATATATTCCCCTCAAAGGGAAACCGCAATTGGTATTTACTGCAGAGCGCATTCCCCCGGAGGACATTGGCTTGTCAAAAACCTATTATTTTGACCGTAAGAAAGAGGCTAAGGTGAAATTGGAGCAAATGCTGAAATATACAACGCAAAGCACAAAATGCAGAAGCCTTTTCCTGCTTGAATATTTCGGTGATCTTTCAGGGAGTCCCTGTGGGGTTTGTGATATCTGTCTGAAAAATAAAAAATCAGGCATTTCTGATGAAGAAGTAAGACATATTGCTGATTCGATTCTGGAGATAGTAAAGAAGGCCCCTGTTACACTTACTGAACTCATCCTCCATATTCCCTCGGTTTCGGAAAAGAAGGTGCTGGAGGTCGTTCAATGGCTGGTAGATGAAGAGCAGGTTTTTAAAGAGGATGATAAACTGGAGATTCGTTTATGA
- a CDS encoding HU family DNA-binding protein, producing the protein MNKAELIEAMAGEAGMTKADAKRALDAFLAATHKALKKGDRVALVGFGSFSVAKRAARKGRNPQTGKEIKIGAKKVVKFKAGADLSKAVK; encoded by the coding sequence ATGAACAAGGCAGAATTAATTGAAGCAATGGCTGGCGAAGCCGGTATGACCAAAGCTGATGCAAAAAGGGCATTGGATGCTTTCCTTGCTGCTACTCACAAGGCTCTTAAAAAAGGTGACAGGGTTGCTCTTGTAGGATTTGGTTCCTTCTCAGTAGCTAAACGTGCTGCCCGTAAAGGCCGCAATCCACAGACAGGTAAAGAAATCAAGATTGGTGCCAAGAAAGTTGTTAAATTCAAAGCTGGTGCTGACCTTTCAAAAGCCGTTAAATAA